A single genomic interval of Dyella sp. GSA-30 harbors:
- a CDS encoding YceD family protein — protein sequence MSVTLPESVDAWRMVAARRSFQGALPIAALQRLSEVLAGTNGAAQYELDFGRDEFGTSYLDVRIQAPLELICQRSLEPFVLPVTVDTRLGLIRTEREESALPPGSEPLLVAEDGKLSLADVIEDELLLALPLIPINPESSLPEEVVGLEPEQSAAEGRPDNPFAVLRELKKN from the coding sequence ATGTCCGTGACACTGCCAGAGTCCGTGGACGCATGGCGCATGGTCGCGGCAAGGCGTTCGTTTCAAGGTGCCTTGCCGATCGCTGCCTTGCAGCGCCTCTCCGAGGTGCTCGCTGGCACGAATGGGGCGGCTCAGTACGAGTTGGATTTTGGTCGCGATGAGTTCGGTACGTCCTATCTGGATGTGCGTATTCAGGCGCCGCTCGAACTGATCTGCCAACGCTCGCTGGAGCCGTTCGTGTTGCCGGTAACGGTGGATACGCGGTTGGGTTTGATTCGTACTGAGCGCGAGGAGTCGGCACTTCCCCCGGGAAGCGAGCCGCTGCTGGTTGCCGAAGACGGCAAGCTGAGCCTTGCGGACGTGATCGAAGACGAATTGCTGTTGGCATTGCCGCTGATCCCGATCAACCCGGAAAGCAGCCTGCCGGAAGAAGTAGTTGGCCTTGAGCCGGAGCAATCCGCGGCTGAGGGTCGTCCCGATAACCCGTTCGCGGTCTTGCGCGAACTCAAGAAAAACTGA
- the tmk gene encoding dTMP kinase, giving the protein MTRGRFISLEGGEGAGKSTLLAGLRDYFVQHGVELVQTREPGGTPLGEAVRAIVLDPAKRGIAPEAELLLMFAARAQLVRELIEPALAAGQWVLCDRFTDASYAYQGGGRGQPRERIETLEHWATEGLKPDLTLLLDLPVETGRARAAGRGEADRIESEADAFFERVRSTYRELARQEPRRFRVIDASQSVDGVLRSAIDAVAPLLEQHV; this is encoded by the coding sequence ATGACACGCGGACGATTCATTTCACTCGAAGGTGGCGAGGGCGCTGGCAAGAGCACCTTGCTGGCAGGTCTGCGCGACTACTTCGTGCAGCATGGCGTGGAACTCGTACAGACGCGCGAGCCGGGCGGTACGCCGCTGGGTGAAGCGGTGCGCGCCATCGTGCTCGATCCGGCCAAGCGTGGTATTGCGCCCGAAGCCGAGCTGCTGCTGATGTTCGCCGCGCGCGCGCAGCTGGTGCGCGAGCTGATCGAGCCTGCGCTGGCGGCCGGTCAATGGGTGCTGTGTGACCGCTTTACCGATGCCAGCTACGCCTATCAAGGCGGTGGCCGCGGTCAGCCGCGCGAACGCATCGAAACCCTGGAGCATTGGGCCACCGAAGGCTTGAAGCCCGATCTCACCCTGTTGCTCGATCTACCCGTCGAAACCGGCCGCGCGCGCGCCGCCGGACGTGGCGAGGCCGATCGCATCGAAAGCGAAGCCGATGCCTTCTTCGAGCGCGTGCGCAGCACCTATCGGGAGTTGGCCAGGCAGGAGCCGCGGCGTTTTCGCGTTATCGATGCCAGCCAGTCGGTCGATGGCGTACTGCGTTCGGCGATCGACGCGGTCGCACCCCTGCTGGAGCAACACGTATGA
- the fabG gene encoding 3-oxoacyl-ACP reductase FabG, which yields MSHSLQGEIALVTGASRGIGAAIADELAQRGATVIGTATSESGAAAIGERLAAHGGSGRVLNVTDSAQVEGLIDAIAKEFGPVSILVNNAGITRDQLLLRMKDEDWQAILDTNLTSVYRTSKAVLRGMMKARKGRIISIASVIGLTGNPGQANYAAAKAGIIAFSKSLAREIGTRGITVNVVAPGFIDTDMTRALPEESKQALLGQIALGRLGESNDIAQAVAFLASPAAAYITGETLHVNGGMYMP from the coding sequence ATGAGTCATTCTTTGCAGGGCGAAATCGCTCTGGTCACCGGCGCCAGCCGTGGTATCGGCGCTGCGATCGCCGATGAACTGGCCCAGCGCGGCGCGACCGTGATCGGTACGGCGACCAGCGAGTCGGGTGCTGCGGCTATCGGTGAGCGGCTGGCGGCACACGGCGGTTCGGGTCGCGTTTTAAACGTGACCGACAGTGCGCAGGTCGAGGGCTTGATCGATGCGATCGCCAAGGAGTTCGGGCCGGTCTCGATCCTGGTCAACAATGCCGGCATCACGCGCGATCAGCTCCTGCTGCGCATGAAGGACGAGGATTGGCAGGCCATTCTCGATACCAATCTCACCTCGGTTTACCGCACCTCCAAGGCGGTGCTGCGCGGCATGATGAAGGCACGCAAGGGCCGCATCATCTCGATCGCCTCGGTGATCGGCCTGACTGGTAACCCGGGCCAGGCCAACTATGCCGCGGCCAAGGCCGGCATCATCGCGTTCTCCAAGTCGCTGGCGCGCGAGATCGGTACGCGCGGGATCACCGTGAACGTGGTGGCGCCGGGCTTTATCGATACCGACATGACGCGCGCGCTGCCGGAGGAGTCCAAGCAGGCTCTGCTGGGTCAGATCGCCCTGGGCCGCCTGGGCGAGTCGAACGATATTGCGCAGGCGGTGGCGTTTCTCGCGTCCCCGGCGGCGGCCTATATCACCGGCGAGACGCTACATGTCAATGGCGGCATGTACATGCCCTGA
- the mltG gene encoding endolytic transglycosylase MltG, with protein sequence MSRSKQSGGALFRVVVVIVLLAIAAGIAYGWFDFARFSRTPLTLTTTNQSIDIGRGSSFKDIVGELRQRGFTQASPLYWRLLAEQMRVAGKLHAGEYALSGGMTPRDLLTNMAAGKVLQRYFTIVDGWNFRELRQALTHADRLRQDGAVLDDKALMEKIGSAGEEPEGRFLPETYAYVKGDSDLDVLKRAHAAMSKALDAAWQGRDKDLPLATPYDALILASIVEKETGRADERPRIAGVFVRRLQMHMLLQTDPTVIYGMGDSYAGNIHKSDLTTDTPYNTYTRQGLPPTPIAMPGKPALQAATHPLKGSELYFVARGDGSHVFSSTLDEHNRNVACYQLKRCS encoded by the coding sequence ATGAGCCGTAGCAAGCAATCCGGTGGCGCGCTGTTCCGCGTCGTGGTGGTCATCGTCCTATTGGCGATCGCCGCCGGAATCGCCTATGGCTGGTTCGACTTCGCGCGTTTCAGCCGTACGCCGCTCACCCTCACCACCACCAATCAAAGTATCGATATCGGCCGTGGCAGCAGTTTCAAGGATATCGTCGGCGAACTGCGCCAGCGCGGCTTTACCCAGGCATCGCCGCTTTACTGGCGACTGCTGGCCGAGCAGATGCGCGTGGCTGGCAAGCTGCATGCGGGCGAATATGCCCTGAGCGGCGGCATGACGCCGCGCGACCTGCTGACCAATATGGCGGCCGGCAAGGTGTTGCAGCGCTACTTCACCATCGTCGACGGCTGGAATTTCCGCGAGCTGCGCCAGGCGCTGACGCATGCGGATCGTTTGCGACAGGATGGTGCGGTGCTTGACGACAAGGCATTGATGGAGAAGATCGGCAGCGCGGGCGAAGAGCCCGAAGGTCGTTTTCTGCCCGAGACCTATGCGTATGTGAAGGGCGATAGCGATCTGGACGTTCTCAAGCGTGCGCATGCGGCCATGAGCAAGGCGCTCGACGCAGCGTGGCAGGGCCGCGACAAGGACCTGCCGCTGGCGACGCCTTACGACGCGCTGATTCTCGCGTCGATCGTGGAGAAGGAAACCGGTCGTGCCGACGAGCGCCCGCGCATTGCCGGCGTATTCGTGCGCCGCCTGCAGATGCATATGTTGCTGCAGACCGATCCCACGGTGATCTATGGCATGGGCGACAGCTACGCCGGCAACATCCACAAGTCGGATCTGACCACCGACACCCCATACAACACGTATACGCGCCAGGGCCTGCCGCCGACGCCGATTGCCATGCCCGGCAAGCCGGCATTGCAGGCGGCGACGCATCCGCTCAAAGGCAGCGAGCTTTATTTCGTGGCGCGTGGCGATGGCAGCCATGTGTTCTCATCGACCCTGGACGAGCACAATCGCAACGTCGCCTGCTACCAGTTGAAGCGCTGCTCATGA
- a CDS encoding RDD family protein, protein MQKEVTWYFVDLLGQRKGPMSQQQLLEVIAQGRLRPTSLVWREGLAQWQPLSSMEHELRPPTAAKPPLPPTPPDLVETNPFATSPSGFVADWAYATNANEVIYGGFARRFLALMLDSLILWVISVVLVVVLAMIGAASGHMQPQYFLWIYPAMFLLSLLYSSVQESSSHQATFGKRALGIKVTDLDGKPIGWGRAIGRWFGRILSGFLLCIGYLISLFTSRKQALHDLLASTLVVDRWAYTQHPERQKKEGSGAIVAVCILLLVFFVIVPMLAAIAIPQYQTYVMRSQVVSAYMSAEALKPTFAAAYRTEQRCPVNGEAGLRDADAYADHSVSAITIGSFNNDPHQCALQVTIHSTSSTIDGKHLWLSTSAGADSLEWKCSSDLLARYLPQQCR, encoded by the coding sequence ATGCAGAAGGAAGTCACCTGGTACTTCGTGGATTTGCTCGGCCAGAGAAAAGGGCCGATGTCGCAACAGCAGCTTTTGGAGGTCATCGCACAGGGGCGCCTGCGACCGACCAGCCTGGTATGGCGCGAAGGTCTTGCGCAATGGCAGCCGCTGTCGTCGATGGAGCATGAGCTGCGGCCACCGACCGCTGCGAAACCGCCCTTGCCGCCGACACCACCTGACCTGGTCGAAACCAATCCCTTTGCCACCAGCCCTTCCGGCTTTGTAGCGGATTGGGCCTATGCGACAAACGCGAACGAAGTGATTTACGGCGGCTTCGCGCGCCGCTTTCTCGCCCTGATGCTCGACTCGCTAATTCTTTGGGTCATCAGCGTCGTGCTTGTCGTCGTGCTGGCGATGATTGGCGCGGCCTCCGGACATATGCAGCCGCAATACTTTCTGTGGATCTATCCGGCGATGTTTCTTCTATCGCTGCTGTATTCGAGCGTACAGGAGAGTTCATCGCATCAGGCCACCTTCGGCAAGCGCGCGCTGGGCATCAAGGTCACCGACCTGGACGGCAAACCGATCGGTTGGGGTCGCGCCATCGGCCGCTGGTTCGGCCGCATACTTTCCGGCTTCCTGCTCTGCATCGGCTATCTGATAAGCCTGTTCACCTCACGCAAGCAGGCCTTGCATGACTTGCTCGCGAGCACCCTGGTGGTCGATCGCTGGGCTTATACGCAGCATCCCGAACGGCAGAAAAAAGAAGGCTCCGGCGCGATCGTCGCCGTCTGCATTCTGCTGCTGGTGTTTTTCGTCATCGTGCCGATGCTTGCGGCGATCGCCATTCCGCAGTATCAGACCTATGTGATGCGCAGCCAAGTCGTTAGCGCCTACATGAGCGCGGAAGCCCTGAAGCCGACGTTTGCCGCGGCCTATCGAACCGAACAGCGTTGCCCGGTCAACGGAGAAGCCGGCCTGCGCGACGCCGATGCCTATGCGGACCACTCCGTCAGCGCGATCACTATCGGTTCGTTCAACAACGATCCGCATCAATGCGCCTTGCAGGTAACGATCCATTCGACCAGCAGCACCATCGATGGTAAGCATCTGTGGTTAAGCACGTCAGCTGGGGCCGATAGCCTGGAATGGAAATGTTCCTCCGATTTGTTGGCCCGCTATCTGCCGCAACAGTGCCGCTAA
- a CDS encoding Maf family nucleotide pyrophosphatase — MTSPRLILGSTSSYRAELLRRVYPEFEQRAPGTDESAQPGEAPADRALRLAIAKAEAAGAGQTDALVIGSDQVAELYGAVLDKPGVAERARAQLAASSGQEVHFHTAVCLFDTRDGVRYFHVDHTRVQFRVLNETEIARYVARENPLDCAGSFKCEGLGISLFERIDNEDPTALIGLPLIGLTRLLREAGVSVP, encoded by the coding sequence ATGACCTCTCCCCGTCTGATTCTTGGCTCCACCTCCAGCTATCGCGCCGAACTGTTACGCCGGGTCTATCCCGAATTCGAACAACGTGCCCCGGGGACCGACGAGTCCGCCCAACCGGGTGAAGCCCCCGCCGATCGCGCGCTGCGCCTGGCCATCGCCAAGGCCGAAGCCGCCGGCGCGGGCCAGACCGATGCGCTGGTGATCGGCTCGGACCAGGTCGCCGAACTGTATGGCGCGGTGCTGGACAAACCCGGGGTCGCCGAGCGTGCGCGCGCCCAGTTGGCCGCCAGTTCCGGGCAGGAAGTGCATTTTCATACGGCCGTGTGTCTTTTCGATACCCGCGATGGCGTGCGCTATTTCCACGTCGATCACACCCGGGTGCAGTTCCGCGTACTCAACGAGACCGAAATCGCACGCTATGTAGCACGCGAAAACCCACTCGATTGCGCCGGCAGCTTCAAGTGCGAGGGGCTGGGTATCAGCCTGTTTGAGCGGATCGACAATGAGGACCCCACCGCGCTGATCGGCCTGCCGCTGATCGGGCTGACGCGCCTATTGAGGGAAGCGGGCGTTTCGGTGCCGTAA
- the fabD gene encoding ACP S-malonyltransferase gives MTPSASLAFVFPGQGSQSVGMLAELAAAHGDVKAAFDEASQGAGVDLWTMSQQGPEEQLNSTQNTQPALLAASVAVWRVWQKVGGAQPAQMSGHSLGEYSALVCAGALSLHDAAALVAERGRLMQAAVPAGVGAMAAILGGDDTQIAAVCEEVAQGQVVAPANFNSPGQLVIAGHAEAVDRALARLAELGVKKAVKLAVSVPSHCALMRDAAEKLDERMASIAWQLPVIPVVQNAVAKSFDTIADIRGALQQQLYMPVRWTECVQALVAGGATRIVEAGPGKVLAGLIKRIDKSVEARAIGTPADLDAVRAEWS, from the coding sequence ATGACTCCATCTGCCTCGCTCGCTTTCGTTTTCCCCGGCCAGGGTTCGCAATCGGTCGGCATGCTGGCCGAACTGGCCGCCGCACACGGCGACGTCAAAGCCGCGTTCGATGAAGCCTCGCAGGGCGCGGGCGTCGACCTGTGGACAATGAGCCAGCAGGGGCCCGAGGAGCAGCTCAACAGCACGCAGAACACCCAGCCGGCGTTGCTGGCGGCCAGCGTCGCTGTTTGGCGCGTCTGGCAGAAAGTCGGCGGCGCACAGCCGGCGCAGATGTCCGGTCACAGCCTGGGCGAATACAGTGCCCTGGTTTGCGCGGGAGCCTTATCGCTGCATGATGCGGCCGCCCTGGTTGCCGAGCGCGGCCGCTTGATGCAGGCCGCGGTGCCCGCGGGCGTCGGCGCGATGGCGGCGATTCTCGGCGGCGACGATACACAGATTGCCGCCGTGTGCGAAGAAGTGGCGCAGGGGCAGGTGGTGGCGCCGGCCAATTTCAATTCGCCCGGTCAGCTGGTGATTGCAGGGCATGCCGAAGCGGTCGATCGTGCCTTGGCCCGCCTGGCCGAGCTCGGCGTGAAGAAGGCGGTCAAGCTGGCCGTGTCGGTGCCGTCGCATTGCGCGCTGATGCGCGATGCGGCCGAGAAGCTCGACGAGCGCATGGCCTCCATTGCATGGCAGCTGCCGGTGATTCCGGTTGTGCAGAACGCGGTGGCCAAGTCCTTCGATACGATTGCCGATATCCGCGGCGCGTTGCAGCAACAGCTCTATATGCCGGTGCGCTGGACCGAATGCGTGCAGGCGCTGGTGGCTGGTGGTGCGACTCGCATCGTCGAGGCAGGCCCGGGCAAGGTGCTCGCCGGTTTGATCAAGCGTATCGACAAGAGCGTCGAAGCCCGCGCTATCGGAACTCCTGCCGATCTCGATGCCGTACGTGCCGAATGGTCGTGA
- a CDS encoding beta-ketoacyl-ACP synthase III, with product MAPIYSRIVATGSALPERVLTNADLEKFVDTSDEWIRSRTGIRQRHIAADGETTGDLSTLAAQRALDAAGIKASEIDLIVLGTTTPDIIFPSTACLVQHRLGANGCAAFDVNAACSGFVYALGVADKFIKTGSAKKALVIGAETLTRMIDWNERETCVLFGDGAGAVVLEGSSEPGIYATCLHADGGHKELLYNPVGVSAGFTDEPNHGVRIRMAGREVFKVAVKTLDALVEETLSAGGMDAAQLDWLIPHQANLRIIEATAKRLNMSMEQVIVTVDQHANTSAGSVPLALDHAVRSGKVKRGQNLLLEAFGGGFTWASALLRY from the coding sequence ATGGCTCCGATCTACTCTCGTATCGTCGCGACCGGCAGCGCGCTGCCTGAGCGCGTGCTGACCAACGCCGACCTGGAAAAATTCGTCGATACCAGCGACGAATGGATTCGTAGCCGCACAGGTATCCGACAGCGCCATATCGCCGCCGACGGCGAAACCACCGGCGATCTCTCCACGCTTGCCGCGCAACGCGCGTTGGATGCCGCGGGCATCAAGGCGTCCGAGATCGATCTGATCGTGCTGGGCACGACCACGCCCGATATTATTTTTCCGTCCACGGCCTGCCTGGTGCAGCATCGTTTGGGCGCCAACGGTTGCGCCGCATTTGACGTTAACGCTGCCTGCTCGGGCTTCGTCTACGCCCTGGGCGTGGCCGACAAGTTCATCAAGACCGGCTCGGCGAAAAAGGCTTTGGTGATCGGTGCCGAAACGTTGACTCGCATGATCGACTGGAACGAGCGCGAAACCTGCGTGCTGTTCGGCGACGGCGCGGGCGCGGTGGTACTGGAAGGCAGCAGTGAGCCGGGCATCTACGCCACCTGCCTGCACGCCGATGGCGGTCACAAGGAATTGTTGTACAACCCGGTGGGCGTGTCCGCCGGTTTCACCGACGAACCCAACCATGGCGTGCGCATTCGCATGGCTGGCCGCGAAGTGTTCAAGGTGGCGGTCAAGACGCTCGACGCGTTGGTCGAAGAAACGCTCAGCGCGGGCGGGATGGATGCCGCGCAGCTCGATTGGCTGATCCCGCATCAGGCCAACCTGCGCATCATCGAAGCGACCGCCAAGCGCTTGAACATGTCGATGGAGCAGGTGATCGTCACGGTCGATCAGCATGCCAATACTTCAGCCGGCTCCGTGCCACTGGCGCTGGACCATGCGGTGCGTTCGGGCAAGGTGAAGCGCGGGCAGAATTTGCTGCTTGAGGCGTTTGGTGGTGGATTTACGTGGGCTTCGGCGTTGTTGCGTTATTGA
- the acpP gene encoding acyl carrier protein, which produces MSTIEERVKKIVVEQLGVKEDEVTANSSFVDDLGADSLDTVELVMALEEEFETEIPDEEAEKITTVQQATDYIKAHTKD; this is translated from the coding sequence ATGAGCACCATCGAAGAACGCGTCAAGAAAATCGTCGTCGAGCAGCTGGGCGTGAAAGAAGATGAAGTCACGGCGAACTCCTCGTTCGTGGACGATCTGGGCGCGGATTCGCTGGACACCGTGGAACTGGTGATGGCTCTCGAGGAAGAGTTCGAGACCGAGATTCCGGACGAAGAAGCCGAGAAGATCACCACGGTGCAGCAGGCCACTGATTACATCAAGGCCCATACCAAGGACTGA
- the rpmF gene encoding 50S ribosomal protein L32, giving the protein MAVAKSRKTPSTRGMRRSHDALKTVQLATDPTSGEVHLRHHVTKDGYYRGKKVIQTNASVVEED; this is encoded by the coding sequence ATGGCCGTTGCCAAGAGCCGCAAAACCCCGTCCACCCGCGGCATGCGTCGTTCGCACGATGCGTTGAAAACCGTGCAGCTGGCCACCGATCCGACCAGTGGCGAGGTGCATCTGCGCCATCACGTCACCAAGGACGGCTACTACCGTGGCAAGAAGGTCATCCAGACCAACGCTTCGGTGGTCGAAGAAGATTGA
- the pabC gene encoding aminodeoxychorismate lyase, with protein sequence MSTAPVRLLLDGKAEAAVSPLDRGLLYGDGLFETVRFAAGSAPLWARHMQRLQHGCKRLHLPAIDAEHLESEALSVIDGMPEAVVRITITRGIGERGYRLPAHPQPTRLVAAFAPPPSPPEDYRDGVVARLCALRLASQPLLAGLKHLNRLEQVLARAEWDDPAVFEGLLCDEAGRVISATMANLFAVIDGVMVTPALDRCGVAGVARAEILARGGVQVRDLPLDLLWQAQELFLSSSVRGILPLRTVGETAFAPGPHTRALQQHWRDLGFSGSQA encoded by the coding sequence ATGTCGACCGCGCCGGTTCGCCTGCTGCTGGACGGCAAGGCGGAAGCTGCGGTGTCTCCGCTCGACCGAGGCCTGCTTTACGGCGACGGCCTGTTCGAAACGGTTCGCTTTGCCGCCGGCAGCGCGCCCCTGTGGGCGCGGCATATGCAGCGGCTGCAGCACGGCTGCAAACGGCTTCATCTGCCAGCCATCGACGCCGAACACTTGGAAAGCGAAGCGTTGAGCGTGATCGACGGCATGCCCGAGGCCGTGGTGCGTATCACGATCACGCGCGGCATCGGCGAGCGTGGATACCGCTTGCCTGCCCATCCGCAGCCGACGCGCCTGGTGGCCGCATTTGCGCCGCCGCCATCGCCGCCTGAGGACTATCGCGATGGCGTGGTGGCGCGACTGTGTGCGCTGCGGCTGGCCTCGCAGCCACTGCTGGCAGGCCTGAAGCATCTCAATCGACTGGAACAGGTGCTAGCGCGTGCCGAATGGGACGACCCGGCAGTGTTCGAAGGACTGCTTTGCGACGAAGCCGGTCGAGTGATTTCGGCCACCATGGCCAATCTGTTTGCGGTCATCGACGGCGTCATGGTGACGCCGGCACTCGACCGCTGTGGCGTGGCGGGTGTCGCGCGCGCCGAAATCCTGGCCAGAGGGGGCGTGCAAGTGCGCGATTTGCCGCTCGATTTACTCTGGCAGGCCCAAGAGCTCTTTCTCAGTTCCAGCGTACGCGGCATTCTTCCGCTTCGGACGGTGGGCGAAACGGCCTTTGCCCCCGGTCCACACACCCGTGCCTTGCAACAGCATTGGCGCGATCTGGGTTTTTCAGGAAGCCAAGCATGA
- a CDS encoding aminodeoxychorismate synthase component I: MRYLAGRRDLLAPAALFPEHYPCLLESVVRGTPQSRYDLLFAFPRASLTLHADGRVLDDAGVLQPGGFLDALDRAWQAERTDVGDDELPFHGGWVVMLAYELAAEIEPRLKLRRHDVLPVALALRCPAAIIVDHLRDRTMLVAEEGSEALLDQLEADMASQWSAQALPAPSAIDEDAPALFLDGVERIHQHLRDGDIFQVNLSRAWRMSYAQPPRPADVYAALRQANPAPFAGLLQHGHWAIVSSSPERLVETRKGMAQTRPIAGTRPRVAGDDELARIRELSTHPKERAEHVMLIDLERNDLGRVCVPGTVEVDELMVVESYAHVHHIVSNVRGRLRTGVTPGEVIRATFPGGTITGCPKVRCMEIIAALEDAPRGAYTGALGYIDRNGDLDLNILIRTLTQSAGQISLRAGAGIVTDSVAAAELEETRAKARGLLRALGAAG, translated from the coding sequence GTGCGTTACCTTGCCGGCCGGCGCGATCTGCTCGCGCCGGCCGCGCTGTTTCCGGAGCATTATCCCTGCCTGCTCGAAAGCGTGGTCCGCGGCACGCCGCAGTCGCGCTATGACCTGCTGTTCGCGTTTCCACGCGCAAGCCTGACCTTGCATGCCGATGGGCGCGTGCTCGATGACGCGGGCGTCCTGCAGCCCGGCGGTTTTCTCGATGCCCTCGATCGCGCGTGGCAAGCCGAGCGCACGGACGTGGGCGACGACGAGTTGCCGTTTCATGGCGGTTGGGTAGTGATGCTGGCCTATGAGCTGGCCGCGGAAATCGAGCCCAGACTGAAGCTGCGCCGACACGACGTTCTGCCGGTGGCGCTGGCCTTGCGCTGCCCGGCGGCGATCATTGTCGACCATCTGCGGGACCGTACGATGCTGGTGGCGGAAGAGGGCAGCGAAGCGCTGCTCGATCAGCTCGAGGCGGATATGGCTTCGCAGTGGTCGGCGCAGGCCTTGCCGGCACCATCGGCTATCGATGAAGACGCGCCCGCGCTTTTCCTCGATGGCGTCGAACGCATTCACCAGCATTTGCGCGACGGCGATATTTTCCAGGTCAATCTGTCGCGTGCATGGCGCATGTCTTATGCCCAGCCGCCCAGGCCGGCCGACGTTTATGCGGCCTTGCGCCAAGCCAATCCGGCACCGTTTGCCGGCCTGTTGCAGCATGGCCACTGGGCGATCGTCAGCTCCTCACCCGAGCGGCTGGTCGAAACGCGCAAAGGCATGGCGCAGACGCGTCCCATCGCCGGCACCCGGCCGCGTGTGGCGGGCGACGACGAACTGGCGCGGATTCGTGAATTGAGCACGCACCCGAAGGAGCGCGCCGAGCACGTCATGCTGATCGATCTGGAGCGTAACGACCTGGGACGGGTCTGCGTGCCGGGTACGGTCGAGGTCGACGAGCTGATGGTGGTGGAGAGTTATGCCCACGTTCATCACATCGTGTCCAATGTGCGAGGTCGCCTGCGCACCGGAGTGACGCCAGGCGAGGTGATCCGTGCGACCTTTCCGGGCGGTACGATCACCGGTTGCCCGAAGGTGCGCTGCATGGAAATCATCGCTGCGCTGGAGGACGCACCCCGCGGCGCCTATACCGGCGCGCTGGGCTATATCGATCGCAACGGTGACCTCGATTTGAACATCTTGATCCGCACGCTGACGCAGTCCGCCGGACAGATCAGTCTGCGAGCCGGCGCCGGGATCGTGACCGATTCGGTGGCTGCCGCCGAGCTGGAAGAAACCCGCGCCAAGGCACGCGGCCTGTTGCGTGCACTCGGGGCTGCCGGTTGA
- the fabF gene encoding beta-ketoacyl-ACP synthase II: MSKRRVVVTGMGIISPVGNDLASAWDNILKGVSGIGEVTHFDATAYATRIAGQVRDFNPGDWIAPKDIKKMDPFIHYGIAAGTQALRDSGLEVTEENAPRIGVAVAAGIGGLHTIEHTSIELHEKGPRRVSPFFVPSSIINMVSGHLSIMYGLKGPNIACVTACTTATHNIGLAMRMIQYGDADVMVAGGAEFATTGTAMAGFCSAKAMSTRNDAPTKASRPWDKDRDGFVLSDGAGVLVLEEYEHAKARGAKIYAELVGFGMSGDAYHITAPSEGGEGAARSMEAALKDGALNPTDVHYVNAHGTSTPLGDLGEVLAAKRVFGDYAYKLPVSSTKSMTGHLLGAAGGVEAIFSILALRDQVLPPTINLDEPGEGCDLDFVPNTAREAKVDVVISNSFGFGGTNGTLAFRRV; encoded by the coding sequence ATGAGCAAACGACGTGTGGTAGTAACCGGCATGGGCATCATTTCGCCGGTTGGCAACGACCTCGCCAGCGCCTGGGACAACATCCTCAAGGGTGTCAGCGGTATCGGTGAAGTCACCCATTTCGACGCGACCGCCTATGCCACGCGCATTGCCGGTCAGGTCCGCGATTTCAACCCAGGCGACTGGATTGCGCCCAAGGACATCAAGAAGATGGATCCGTTCATCCACTACGGCATCGCCGCGGGCACGCAAGCCCTGCGCGATTCCGGTCTGGAAGTGACGGAAGAAAATGCACCGCGCATCGGCGTGGCGGTGGCGGCTGGTATCGGCGGCCTGCATACCATCGAACATACATCGATCGAACTGCATGAAAAGGGCCCGCGTCGCGTGTCGCCGTTCTTCGTGCCCAGTTCGATCATCAACATGGTCTCGGGCCATCTGTCGATCATGTACGGCCTGAAGGGGCCGAACATCGCCTGCGTCACGGCTTGCACCACGGCCACGCACAATATCGGGCTGGCCATGCGCATGATCCAGTACGGCGATGCCGACGTCATGGTGGCCGGTGGCGCTGAATTCGCCACCACCGGCACGGCGATGGCGGGCTTCTGCTCGGCCAAGGCCATGTCTACCCGCAACGACGCGCCGACCAAGGCCAGCCGTCCGTGGGACAAGGATCGCGACGGCTTCGTGCTGTCCGACGGCGCCGGCGTGCTGGTGCTGGAGGAATACGAACACGCCAAGGCACGCGGCGCGAAGATCTACGCCGAGCTGGTCGGCTTCGGCATGAGCGGCGATGCGTATCACATCACCGCGCCGAGCGAAGGCGGCGAGGGTGCGGCACGCTCGATGGAGGCTGCCCTGAAGGACGGCGCGCTGAACCCGACCGACGTGCACTACGTCAACGCGCACGGCACCTCGACGCCGCTGGGCGACCTGGGTGAAGTGCTCGCGGCCAAGCGCGTGTTCGGCGATTACGCATACAAGCTGCCGGTCAGCTCGACCAAGTCGATGACCGGTCATCTGCTCGGTGCAGCCGGCGGCGTGGAAGCGATCTTCAGCATCCTGGCACTGCGTGATCAGGTGCTGCCGCCGACGATCAATCTCGACGAGCCGGGTGAAGGCTGCGATCTCGATTTCGTGCCGAACACGGCACGCGAAGCGAAGGTCGACGTGGTGATCTCCAATTCGTTCGGTTTTGGCGGCACCAACGGCACCCTGGCGTTCCGTCGCGTCTGA